The genomic stretch TGAACATCtgatatattattattagcCTATAATATGTTAAGGAGCACTTCTAAGTTCTAACTTAGTGGTAAAGTGAGATATAGCCTTAGATAAAGTCTAAGGTTTGTAAATTAATTCACTACTGTGATTTAGTGTCTCGCTAGTGTACCGCGGGACGTCTGACCCGCATGAACATCTCTCATATTATCTAGAATAATCAACCATCTGAGTattagggataataaacatcttctcaaaagattaaattgattttggaGTTCACCAAAGATTGAACTCTTGGCCTTTCAGATCTAACACTCTAATACTATATCATGATAgcactcatcccaaaaacttCAGTTGATAAAAAATGTAACAATAATTGTTATATTTCTAATACTCCATAAATTTctattatacacattgtacaagtatttcattggctcctcgtactttttattatttgtaacattctgaattttaaaattaaagtatatatcggattttaaaaatattgtcaTTGTCTTTATTATATCTTGGATTGAAATAAATTactataattttaaattgtttatAAAATTCACCATTTTTCCTCCAGAAATTTTACTTATCTATTCCTCTTTCAACTAGTTTCTCTCAAAAAGTACAATCCAACTTCTCTTTATGGTGTTGTAGCATGCCTCTTACACTACCCCAATACCCTTGTGGGTATGTAAAAGATTGAACTAGTTTAAATTAAAACCGAATTTAAAGCAATTTTATTGATCCAGCTTATAATTGTGATTAATTAAATCAACAACCACCCAATTATCCAATCCTATAATCTCCACCACTAAACACACATGGTGACATTAAAGCCAAAGTTTCCTTATAGGAGAATAGAATATGCAGAACTCCAACGACCAAGAGATGGGTAATAAGGTAACaacattcaattcaattcaattttttctttctaGCTTCCATAAGCTGACAATTGTACATAATTTGTTTAATGCACCCACTTTAGAACAATTGAGCAAACCAACATTGAACAAAGAGAGCCCAGATTTGCCAGAGCTATGAAATGGACCCAACCTTcccataataaaattaataataataataataggcCTCTCTTTATAAGCACAAGGTCCATTCAAAGCAGTGTACAAAACATTACTACTTACCAACATCAAAGTACACAAAGACACATACTTACATATTACAGCTACAAAGGTACAACATACCAATAACAAAAGCCTATAATGTGGCCTACCCATCAATCTCCCTTCTTATAATATCCCTTCACACTTCACTTTCAAAGCATTAAAGTCATAACTGCCATGCATTGGAAATCAAAATGTagaaattgccaaacctctattCCAAATTCTCTCTTTTTGCTTCCTTCTCCTCTTCTTACTTCTTCCATCGTTGCAAATATACAcacatatttttatttcaaatgtGAAAATAAAGAGGTGTGTTTTACATTAATATTGAGTTATTTTAGTTAAAGACGTTACTATTAGGGATAttaaaccgaaaaaaaaaatcataactcacaattttatataagataaaaatcaaagaaattgtgACCTCCGAATAAGTTAATCTTTTGAATTGCTGCTGAATTTACGGACAAACAAGAGACAATCTGGCCAACTAAAATATCTTAGTagccagaaaaaaaaaagcaagagCGATTTCTATAGTAGCGACGATCAAAATGAGAGCAGTTTAAACCGTAAAAATagaattatgaaaaaattatacaaattttGTGCTGTTAGGCGAAGTGGTGGAGTGCTGCACTCTAAATGATGAAAGTCTAATAGCCAAAAGCATCACTAAGTTTAGGCTCTAGCCCGAATAGCATGGGACAAAATTTcgtacaataaaataataattcacaatttgtatttatatatatatttttaaatcatgATTAAGATTTTCATCTTATCACTTTTCAATCCAATATGTGTGTATTACATATTTACATACTTATTAATCAATATTCGAGAGTCACACCACATTTAGGATTATGTAAAAATAGTTCTTCATGACATTTAGGATCAAAATAAATACCTCAAACTGGGGTAAAAATTTTCATAACATTGTTCGTGTAAAATTCTTCTTGTCTAGGTGATATTAGAAGTTCAACTTAGTCTTTAATATAGTACTAGAAGATGCTAGAATAATATATGTAAATAATTCTTACAAGATGTTAGAAACAAAGTACAAGATTGGCAACAAACACTGAAGTGGTTTCATAATGTGGAGTAGTTACTATATTATACAGATATCAATTAAAGAAACCATATTAATTGAGCTGCAATGTTCAGGTGAAGATAACTAATTTGTTGTGCAATAAATTAAGTAATTGACAACACTATCAGCATATGTTAGAAGAAAACTAAAAAgcctaaaaaagaaaaattaaaagaaaaagaaatacaaGTTGAATCTTTGTTCTTGATGGAAGAGCTAACTATACAACTAGACATAGACACATCACCAACATTGTTTCCATAAAACTGCACCATAACCCATTGGTAACATGGCTAGAAACCCCCATAGAGGATATGTAGTTATGTGAAGTCACATTCACATTCCCATCATTGAGAATCTTAGAATTTGAATTATATTCTACCAAATTAACCTCCTCTTGGTGTTGTTGGCATGGTTTTACTCCATAAGGAACACTGCTACTTGACATTTCTCTAATTTGGTAACAAAGGTTTGGGTTGTTCCATGCACCAAAACGCCTCCCTAATTTTCCATAGAAGTCCTTGGAGAATTTAAGCTCTCCTATGAAATTGTTTCCACTTAGATAAATTGCATTGAGGCTAGGAAGAGATTCTAGCTTAGGTGACAATGTTCCTGTGAGGTTGTTATCACTTAGGCCTAGAAATCTCAATTTCTTTAACTCTGATATTGACTCAGGAATTTCACCTATTAGCCCCATGTTAGAGAGTTCCAAAACTTCCAAGTTCTTAAGCTTTTCCCACTTTAGGACATTGATGCTTCCACCTAAGGGATTGTTGGACAAAACCATTTCTTCCAAGGAACACATTTCTTCAAGTGACAAAGTTAATCCACCAGAGAATTTGTTGCTTCTGAGGTCCATAAGTGTCAAATTCTTAAGATTAGCAAATTCATTTGGCAAATTACCTTCCAAGTTGTTGTGGCTAACATCAATCTTCAATGCTGAAGTTAAGCTTCCAAGTGTCGAAGGCAACACCCCGGATAGCGAATTCTGACTTAGATCAAAGATTAATAAGTCCTTAAGTCCACCAAATGTATCTGGAATGTTACCATTGAAATAGTTTCCAGCAAGAACAAGTCTTCTCAATTTGATGAGACTACCAATTTCTGTTGGAATTTCACCTGATAAGCCATTCTCTAGCAACACAAGCGATTCGAGGTTCTTGAGGACACCCAAACTTGAAGGAATGGTTCCAATTAGGCCCTTGTTTGATCTGAACTCGAGCGATTCTAAGCTTTCGGCTAGTTTGTCCCAGCTTCCAGCCGGGATGCTAACCGGAAGCTTGTTTGGTGATTGAAAGCAATTGAAGAAGGACAGAGATTTCAGGTGCCTTAGCTCAAACAATTGTGGCCTAAATTCCAAATTTGGAGCACAAACCAGAGAGTTATCATGGATTGGTCCAATGTTTAAGACAGTAACATACCAAAATCCATCAAACAGATCACAAGATACACCCTGCAATTTAAAATAACATCACCACACAGATGTCATAGatcataaaaagaaaaaagaataaaagttATTGCAATATTTGGAGAAAACTTATCATTTCAAAATAACTACCAAAATTCCTACTCCTAGTACACGGTTTAATCAGAAAATGAATAGTTGCTGTACCATGAAACCTTTTACACTTTACTATGACGAAAAAACAAAACTTTTTGAATAAAAGAATGGGGGAAATCATTACTATGAAGACAAGGTTCACATCagaaatcattttcaaaattaaGACCTCATGGatctaaatttttaataatacatAAACGAAATCTTAAATAGAGAAGGAGATTATGTTCAAAGTTTCATTGTTAATTCTGAATAACTAAGAGTAGCTATCATATTCTTTTCTGAAACTCATCATAAGAAAAGGCCTAATAAACCTTCAACCAACACTATTCTATTCTGCAGTATAATCAAATGGAACAGTTACCTGAATTGGAGTCCAACCACAAGGATCTGGATAAAGATCTGAGCCATTCCATGAATCACCAACAAAGCCTTGAATGGTAGAATACAAAGCTTCTTGCTCATTTTTCTCCATTGGAGCTACATCATAGTCTACTACTATTTGTCCACAGCAACTTTCACCAAGTGAGAATAAAACCATAGCAAAAATTGCATGACTAAGACTAATACTAATGATAATAGCCTTAAACCTCTCCATGATGATGTTACTGAACCAAAAAGAAAGGACTATAACAAGCTCAAGAATATGGTTGCAAAGATGATGAAACTCAATTGCATCTTATGATATGATTACATGGTTTTTATGATGATGGGGTTTAGTTATATCAGAAATGTTTTCTCCTTTTGGGATAAAAGACACAATCCTCAAGTAAGTTATAGCAAAAGGTGAGTAGCAGAGAGAAGAATGAAGATGAAACAAATGAGTTAATCAGCTCTCAACAATGAAGACAAAGAACTCAGCATGGGGCCCTACAAAAAACTACAATGGTTTTTTTGGAAGAGCacacattttattttcttcctGTTGCATCAAGAGAGTAAGAAAGAACAAGATCCTGAAATTGTGCTCAAAACTGAATGGGAAAAGAGGAATGGAGGAAACACAAAAAGCTGAGTAAGGAACCTGACCCTCTTTACTCCATTGTGTTTATGGAAAAGCTAAGGAAGTGTGggcactatatatatataagaaaggaagaaaacaaattagagaaataaaaaaaaaaagaaaaacttagCACAGTTATCAAGGCTCAAGGTCATAATAACAATGACTTTAATATATGATCAGAGATGCATTAAAGAGGCCTAGcctattattatttatttatatgaaaGCAAAAAATAGGCTTTTGCTTTTATGCAGCCTTGCTCTGCAATTTCCACACTCTTGTGactattaattattattattgaatattAGATTAGATGAGAAATTGGcagtaatataattttatatattttttatttgtttcagtTTTGTCCTATATGAACACTAAATAGGGTTATTCATTAATAATTTGATGCAGTATCAtgaaatttcaaattttcaaaggGAGTTAGTGTAATAATTTAAAGCCTTAATTTCACATTTGTTTAGAAcaattttaattgtaaaaatagAATGGCAGAGTGATAACTTTATTAGTAGGAGGTTATTAAAGTACATATTGGTAGTTGGAGGAAATAATGGATGCACATAAAAGGGTTAAGGATTGATGGATTAGTTAAGGGgtgtttgaaaaagaaagaaagaaaaaagtgaaGGTTACATAAGCAGTAAGTAGTAGGGGACCATTACATTATCCatgcaaaagaaaagaaaggtgTGCTGTGTGCATGCATCATGCATGTAATAGCTAGCATGCAAGACAAATAAGGTTTTTTATCcactaatataatataataataaattttgatattctTTCGTGGTAAAACAGTTTTATATGTAAATTTAATTAcgtaatattatattaataaaaatatataattatattttatataaatcgTATGAAtagttatttaaaataataaatatgattgtattatataaaatgttgggtaaagtattaaattagtCTCTTATATTTGGATATAATTCTGTTTTGGTTTTTAAGGTTTAAAGTATCttatttaaatctaaaaaaatttcatttagtTTTAATGTAGTGCTATCGTAaagtcaaagttaaataattaacgaaatGTACAGTAGTACAAGAACAAAGTCGATCGTATAAACTTCAGAGGCACAAAATCAACTGTGatatatcaatatatttatttatcatttttcttactatttaaataaaatattttctataaaattaagaaaaatgataaataaatgtattgatacATTCACAGTTGATTTTGTGTTTTTGgaatttgtatttatttttcaaattatcaacTTTATTCTTATACTGCTGTCATGTAgcatattttgttaattatttaactttgatcTGGTGATGGTGATGGGAATACATTAAAactaaatgaaatttttttgaatttaaataggAGATTTACGCCCAAATATAAAGAATTATTTAATACTTTAtcctaaaatattttatactgtACTAGTGCATCCAAATTAAACTCATAATATTATAGGCTTCATTGTTGTGTGTGTGCTTTTGCCTGTGGGTTATTTATCTTATCAGAACCACTCTCTTCATCACTACCCTTTGAGAATTGAAACTAAAAGGGTGGAAAATGAAAGGACAATAAAGCACAGTGGCTTTGAAACAGTGATGGTATGCAGTTTCTATTGAACTATATAGGTTCAGAAATCAGAAAATTGGACCATACTTTGTGTGTTAGTACTTAGTACTATACTTTATATACTATAATAATCTCTCTCTCACAACAACCCCTTGGGTCCATTTTGTCCTCAAAACTCGTGGCTAACTAAATGAATCAAACAGTTCAATTTGAAGGGTTATTTTTGGAagcatgtatatatatatatatatatggtcaTTTGACTCATTGGTGAGTTTAATTTATGGATAATTATTAAACTTATTACAAATTTGATTTTCCTAagaataataattttgtaattttaattttgattttgctAAGAAGCACAatgtacatatatatagtaCTATGATTCTGACTTTGAAGGTGTTTCTGTTTTCACGGGTCACATGAGGATATAGTTAGTAGTGTGTAGCTTAATAATTTCTTGATTTGCTAAAATGTCATtgttattcaaatttttttacttGCCATATGTAGAGAGAAAATCACTTAACTTTTATACTCATTATCCAAATAAAACATCTTTTATTGTCGCGctaacactttttttttttgggtgactTGTTGCGCTAACACTTTTTTTTCTGTTGGTGACTTGTCGCACTAACACTTAATTGCATGTTAGCTTTAAAATGGTTTAATTTATAAAGTACGATAATGccatatattaataataaaaataaatagctTTCTAAATATGCTAtcttaaaaagaaattaattttacttaaactgatttgaaaaaaagagaataaaattaaaaaataaaaattaaattaaatttttatactgTATTTAATGTGAAATATACATAATTGAATTATATCagtattttgtttaatttagtttaaaataagaaaaattattaagAGCCCACCAATTTTTAGTATTTGTTGTCTTggtcaataaaaatattaaattatctttaacaaataaattttattaatttatatatataaattctaaaaacatAGATGTAATTTGTATTAATTTATGTTtacaaaattttgataaatataaatataaattatatatttttatgtgtAAAATATCTGTAAATATTGGTATAAATTATTactagtaaaaaataataatatttatataacattgctcttaaaataaaattatttaaatatttttattaattaaaaaatgaaaacaaaataaat from Arachis stenosperma cultivar V10309 chromosome 9, arast.V10309.gnm1.PFL2, whole genome shotgun sequence encodes the following:
- the LOC130948174 gene encoding piriformospora indica-insensitive protein 2-like, translated to MERFKAIIISISLSHAIFAMVLFSLGESCCGQIVVDYDVAPMEKNEQEALYSTIQGFVGDSWNGSDLYPDPCGWTPIQGVSCDLFDGFWYVTVLNIGPIHDNSLVCAPNLEFRPQLFELRHLKSLSFFNCFQSPNKLPVSIPAGSWDKLAESLESLEFRSNKGLIGTIPSSLGVLKNLESLVLLENGLSGEIPTEIGSLIKLRRLVLAGNYFNGNIPDTFGGLKDLLIFDLSQNSLSGVLPSTLGSLTSALKIDVSHNNLEGNLPNEFANLKNLTLMDLRSNKFSGGLTLSLEEMCSLEEMVLSNNPLGGSINVLKWEKLKNLEVLELSNMGLIGEIPESISELKKLRFLGLSDNNLTGTLSPKLESLPSLNAIYLSGNNFIGELKFSKDFYGKLGRRFGAWNNPNLCYQIREMSSSSVPYGVKPCQQHQEEVNLVEYNSNSKILNDGNVNVTSHNYISSMGVSSHVTNGLWCSFMETMLVMCLCLVV